A genomic segment from Burkholderia plantarii encodes:
- a CDS encoding TonB-dependent siderophore receptor translates to MGCIVGIKFDNKGMVRNLAATAIAVAQAFAASAASAQPAEQHTYHIPSGPLDRTLVEIAKTAQLPLNYDAALVRSLESAPVDGQYSAMDAIRAALRGTGLDVVPTANGGYTLTRAKADAKRAAPQPAAAGPAGSQADTTLPLISVAASRDSGGTGFVAESSSTYARSDVPLSETPKSVSVINAAVIQSQADQSLSDVLRNASGVVTRPGPLGVPQYTIRGFTAQNLTSDGLATVGSAPNVTPTIAISSVEVIKGPSAIVNGNSPPGGVINLVKKAPQADPFHEIQVGYGSYGDEQIALDSTGAITDDKKLRYRFIVSGERVGQNSMGYDGERNFYFAPTLQWKDSTTDLTVGYERTVNREPVPPFTIGYAAGDIYRNYIDKPLGQASDHFGAQTDNIFFHLEQKLSKSFTLVSKVSYSRTQQTQQAWATATPLSATNGAAFFNFDSISDYYSWSLQNYVRAKFDIGAVKNTVIAGWDLLHYNQYQVDTTTSAFVSVPNIFAPYSLPSSDTGNLAPTSASSFTQTGLYLQDQFSYRNFHALASVRRDSYTTITTGAGGVSPGNHQDAYSPSLGLLYELTSEVAAYASYNRGFQPGTAPQFGGGLLPPQTSQQVEVGMKFNLLDDKLAITTSAYRTSFSNYNVADPIHRGFYLPAGGAVSRGFEAEISGQPLPGVNLVGSYTYNDFVQPSGAKLAVNLPKNSASLWATYNFRSEKLQGFGVGAGLFFASGQYVGTGSAYRIPSQVETDLGVFYRKKGYGLNLSVKNVFNRKLYYSSTTSTLIPMGPARTVMLTGTYDF, encoded by the coding sequence ATGGGGTGTATCGTGGGCATCAAGTTCGACAACAAGGGTATGGTCCGCAATCTCGCGGCAACGGCAATCGCCGTGGCACAGGCGTTCGCGGCGTCCGCCGCCAGTGCGCAGCCGGCGGAGCAACACACCTACCACATACCGAGCGGCCCGCTGGACCGGACCCTGGTGGAGATCGCCAAGACCGCGCAGCTGCCGTTGAACTACGACGCGGCGCTGGTGCGCTCGCTCGAGTCGGCGCCGGTGGACGGCCAATACTCGGCCATGGACGCAATCCGCGCGGCCTTGCGGGGCACCGGCCTCGACGTGGTGCCGACGGCCAACGGCGGCTACACGCTGACCCGCGCCAAGGCCGATGCGAAGCGGGCGGCACCGCAGCCGGCCGCCGCCGGCCCGGCAGGCAGCCAGGCCGACACCACCTTGCCGCTCATCAGCGTGGCGGCCAGCCGCGATTCCGGCGGCACCGGCTTCGTCGCGGAATCGTCGTCCACCTATGCGCGCTCGGACGTGCCGCTGAGCGAGACGCCGAAATCGGTCAGCGTCATCAATGCCGCGGTGATCCAGAGCCAGGCCGACCAGTCGCTCTCCGACGTGCTGAGGAATGCTTCCGGCGTCGTCACGCGCCCGGGGCCGCTCGGCGTGCCGCAGTACACGATTCGCGGGTTCACGGCACAGAACCTGACTTCGGACGGGCTCGCCACGGTCGGGTCCGCACCCAACGTCACGCCGACCATCGCCATCTCGAGCGTGGAAGTGATCAAGGGGCCGTCGGCGATCGTGAACGGCAACAGTCCGCCGGGGGGCGTCATCAATCTCGTCAAGAAGGCGCCGCAGGCCGATCCCTTCCACGAAATCCAGGTGGGCTACGGCTCCTACGGCGACGAGCAGATCGCGCTCGACAGCACGGGCGCGATCACCGACGACAAGAAGCTCCGCTATCGCTTCATCGTCTCGGGCGAGCGGGTCGGTCAGAATTCGATGGGATACGACGGCGAGAGAAACTTCTACTTTGCCCCGACCCTGCAATGGAAGGATTCGACCACCGATTTGACGGTGGGCTATGAGCGCACGGTCAATCGCGAACCGGTTCCCCCATTCACGATCGGCTATGCCGCGGGCGATATCTACCGGAACTATATCGACAAGCCGCTCGGTCAGGCGTCCGACCATTTCGGCGCGCAAACCGACAATATCTTCTTCCATCTCGAGCAGAAACTGTCGAAGTCGTTCACCCTCGTGAGCAAGGTTTCCTACTCGCGGACCCAGCAAACGCAGCAGGCCTGGGCAACGGCCACGCCGCTCTCGGCGACCAATGGCGCGGCGTTCTTCAACTTCGATTCGATCTCGGACTATTACAGCTGGAGCTTGCAGAACTACGTGCGGGCCAAGTTCGACATCGGTGCGGTGAAGAACACGGTGATCGCGGGTTGGGACCTTCTCCACTACAACCAGTATCAGGTCGACACCACAACATCGGCATTCGTTTCGGTACCGAACATTTTCGCGCCGTATTCGCTGCCTTCATCCGATACCGGAAACCTGGCGCCGACATCCGCCTCCAGCTTTACGCAAACCGGTTTGTATCTTCAAGATCAGTTTTCCTACCGGAATTTCCACGCACTTGCATCGGTGCGCCGGGATAGCTACACGACGATCACGACGGGCGCTGGAGGTGTTTCACCCGGAAACCATCAGGACGCTTATAGCCCGAGCCTCGGCCTGCTCTACGAACTGACCTCCGAGGTCGCGGCCTACGCCAGCTACAACCGCGGCTTCCAGCCGGGCACGGCGCCTCAATTTGGTGGCGGTTTGCTTCCCCCGCAGACCAGCCAGCAGGTCGAGGTGGGCATGAAGTTCAATCTGCTCGACGACAAGCTGGCCATCACGACCTCGGCCTACCGCACCTCGTTCAGCAACTACAACGTCGCCGACCCGATCCATCGCGGTTTCTATCTGCCCGCCGGCGGCGCCGTCAGCCGCGGATTCGAAGCGGAGATCAGCGGCCAGCCGCTGCCCGGCGTCAACCTGGTGGGCAGCTACACCTACAACGACTTCGTGCAGCCCTCGGGCGCCAAGCTGGCGGTCAACCTGCCCAAGAACAGCGCCAGCCTGTGGGCCACCTACAACTTCCGCTCCGAGAAGCTCCAGGGCTTCGGTGTCGGCGCGGGGCTGTTCTTCGCGAGCGGGCAGTACGTTGGCACGGGCTCGGCGTACCGCATCCCCAGCCAGGTGGAGACGGACCTCGGCGTGTTCTATCGGAAGAAAGGCTACGGCCTGAATCTTTCGGTCAAGAACGTATTCAATCGCAAGCTCTACTACAGCAGCACGACGTCTACCCTGATCCCGATGGGACCGGCGCGGACCGTCATGCTCACCGGTACCTATGATTTCTGA
- a CDS encoding energy transducer TonB, producing the protein MSGSEHLANSRLRYRRVAVALAVLLVHGLGLYLIVHHSVRLIRLEADRASGASVQVRLVAAPTPQPVVKPEPRPERPPEPKPRPIEKPVVRKTAPLLSSEAPAERTVAPAKTEPVEPAPPPPVPTPSAAPAPAPTPPAPAPAPAPAPAPGPKLLDTPKQISGAELKQLGCRIPSPDYPPKARRLEQEGTVVVRLTIGADGAVKTARVARSSGYPLLDAAALTSIEAGRCQPYTTAGIPRAVEAEQPIAFNLND; encoded by the coding sequence ATGTCCGGCTCCGAGCACCTGGCGAATTCGCGGTTGCGCTACAGGCGCGTGGCGGTCGCGCTTGCCGTGCTGCTGGTGCATGGACTGGGCCTGTACCTGATCGTTCATCACAGCGTGCGGCTGATCAGGCTGGAGGCCGACCGGGCCTCCGGCGCCTCGGTTCAGGTCAGGCTGGTTGCCGCGCCGACACCGCAGCCCGTGGTGAAGCCCGAGCCCAGGCCGGAGCGGCCGCCGGAACCCAAGCCCAGGCCGATCGAGAAGCCGGTGGTTCGGAAGACGGCACCCTTGCTGTCCTCGGAGGCGCCGGCTGAGCGCACCGTCGCGCCCGCCAAGACCGAGCCGGTCGAGCCGGCGCCACCGCCGCCGGTGCCGACGCCCAGCGCGGCACCGGCCCCCGCGCCGACGCCGCCCGCACCAGCACCCGCACCCGCACCCGCACCCGCACCCGGGCCCAAGCTGCTCGACACCCCGAAGCAGATCAGCGGCGCGGAGCTCAAGCAGCTCGGCTGCCGGATCCCGAGCCCGGACTATCCCCCGAAGGCCCGGCGGCTCGAGCAGGAGGGCACGGTGGTGGTGCGGCTGACCATCGGCGCGGACGGCGCGGTCAAGACGGCGCGAGTCGCACGAAGCAGCGGCTATCCGCTGCTGGACGCGGCGGCGCTGACGTCGATCGAGGCCGGGCGTTGCCAGCCCTATACGACCGCAGGCATCCCCCGTGCCGTCGAGGCCGAGCAGCCGATCGCCTTCAACCTGAATGACTGA
- a CDS encoding MotA/TolQ/ExbB proton channel family protein, with the protein MEQYGIANVWQQGDFITRFIFVFLLGMSVVSWFVIVTKGLANRRLETMGKRAQTRFWSTPSFDEGIKALGDGADNPYRAMALAGREANEQQAGGGASLQGSLSASEWVARGLRNAFDDEVARLQNGLAVLGSIGSTAPFVGLFGTVWGIYHALMAIGASGQASLDHVAGPVGESLIMTAIGLFVAIPAVLGFNYVNRGNKRVSHRLNRFVHELHVYFITGAKAHGEVRQAPAAPVASKRVGAAA; encoded by the coding sequence ATGGAACAGTACGGCATCGCCAACGTCTGGCAACAGGGCGACTTCATCACCCGGTTCATCTTTGTCTTTCTTCTCGGCATGTCGGTCGTGTCCTGGTTCGTCATCGTGACCAAGGGACTGGCGAACCGGCGCCTCGAGACCATGGGCAAGCGTGCGCAGACGCGCTTCTGGTCCACTCCGTCCTTCGACGAGGGCATCAAGGCCCTGGGTGACGGCGCCGACAATCCCTATCGCGCCATGGCGCTGGCGGGCCGCGAGGCGAACGAGCAGCAGGCGGGCGGCGGCGCATCGCTGCAAGGCAGCCTGAGCGCCAGCGAGTGGGTGGCCCGCGGCCTGCGCAACGCCTTCGACGACGAGGTCGCCCGCCTGCAGAACGGCCTGGCCGTGCTCGGCTCGATCGGCAGCACCGCACCCTTCGTCGGTCTGTTCGGTACCGTGTGGGGCATCTATCACGCGCTGATGGCGATCGGCGCGTCGGGCCAGGCCAGCCTCGATCACGTCGCCGGCCCGGTGGGCGAGTCGCTGATCATGACGGCGATCGGCCTGTTCGTGGCGATCCCCGCCGTGCTCGGATTCAACTACGTCAATCGCGGCAACAAGCGTGTCAGCCATCGCCTGAACCGGTTCGTGCATGAACTGCACGTGTACTTCATCACGGGCGCCAAGGCTCACGGCGAGGTTCGCCAGGCGCCCGCGGCGCCGGTGGCGAGCAAGCGCGTCGGCGCCGCCGCCTGA
- a CDS encoding ExbD/TolR family protein produces the protein MSILMDGNNDEGVMNDINMTPLIDVMLVLLIIFIVTLPVINKAVKVDLPKAAAQPAESKTQDIDLSITADKTVLWNKDVVDDAALRLRVAAAAKQGDPPAVNINADQHVEYGKVAAILAALQGGGLNKINFVMQPDKGTQ, from the coding sequence GTGTCGATTCTCATGGATGGCAACAACGACGAAGGCGTGATGAACGACATCAACATGACGCCGCTGATCGACGTCATGTTGGTATTGCTGATCATTTTCATCGTGACACTGCCCGTCATCAACAAGGCGGTGAAGGTCGATCTGCCGAAGGCGGCGGCCCAGCCCGCCGAATCGAAAACCCAGGACATCGACCTGTCTATCACGGCCGACAAGACGGTGCTGTGGAACAAGGACGTGGTCGACGACGCGGCGCTGAGGCTGCGTGTCGCCGCGGCCGCGAAACAGGGCGATCCGCCGGCCGTCAACATCAACGCCGATCAGCACGTCGAGTACGGCAAGGTCGCCGCGATCCTCGCGGCGCTGCAGGGCGGAGGGCTGAACAAGATCAATTTCGTCATGCAGCCGGACAAGGGAACGCAATGA
- a CDS encoding ABC transporter ATP-binding protein/permease, with protein sequence MIRNRAFPTDRAEDREARRHFPTVWKLIKPYWTTRDGMLSALMLAYVLGAGWSHTYIAIWLNRWMRTFYDAVGTGRFQALPSMLLQFLLVSMAAAALTVSTVVVQSIVEIRWRRWLTTWLAEQWLARHTYYRIERDRSLENIDQRIAEDARQFVKDTLQLSMNALQVPVSIVSFSVILWSIGHSLDLNLGGHRYSIHGYLVYAVFIYQGLFFWATHLLGRRLITLNAKQNRVEGDFRVLMVRVREFAEQIAFFNGSGAERTRLNGSFRQVVSNLYALLWVNTRVSFFTNIVGQFSSVVPVVPTLLVLPQLMTGGMTLGGLMQSNAAFSSVSNSLSFFPQAYLGFTAWRAEANRLREFLHVHAHEPQAGVTLAAAEQGAVAARGVVLRDAGGMELARVPDFSLAPGSRCLIRGRSGSGKSTLLRALAGLWPYGEGAITRCAGSAMFVPQRSYLPAGTLKAVIAYPGEASAYTDSECADVLRACGLGAYVESMLDADRWSDRLSGGEQQRVAFARVLLARPSTIFLDECTSALDPHSERHLYQLLIDRLPQATVLSVAHRNELLVFHQQVIDFSPEPPSAEPGGPAKPTPSACPA encoded by the coding sequence ATGATCAGGAATCGGGCATTCCCGACCGACCGCGCCGAGGATCGGGAGGCCAGGCGTCACTTTCCCACCGTCTGGAAGCTGATCAAGCCGTACTGGACCACCAGGGACGGCATGCTGTCGGCGTTGATGCTCGCCTACGTACTCGGTGCGGGCTGGAGCCACACCTATATCGCCATCTGGCTCAATCGATGGATGCGCACGTTCTACGACGCCGTGGGAACCGGCAGGTTTCAGGCGCTGCCGTCGATGCTGTTGCAATTCCTGCTGGTGTCGATGGCCGCCGCCGCGCTGACGGTGTCCACGGTGGTGGTGCAATCGATCGTCGAGATTCGCTGGCGGCGATGGCTGACGACCTGGCTGGCCGAGCAATGGCTGGCCCGCCATACCTACTATCGCATCGAGCGCGACCGCTCGCTCGAGAACATCGATCAGCGTATCGCGGAGGACGCGAGGCAGTTCGTCAAGGACACCTTGCAGCTGTCGATGAATGCGCTCCAGGTACCCGTGAGCATCGTGAGCTTCAGCGTGATCCTGTGGTCGATCGGGCATTCGCTGGATCTGAATCTCGGCGGCCATCGCTACAGCATCCATGGCTATCTGGTCTACGCCGTCTTCATCTACCAGGGGCTGTTTTTCTGGGCCACCCATCTGCTGGGGCGGCGCCTGATCACCCTCAACGCCAAGCAGAACCGCGTGGAAGGCGATTTTCGCGTGCTGATGGTGCGGGTGCGCGAGTTCGCCGAGCAGATCGCCTTCTTCAATGGAAGCGGCGCGGAACGCACGCGATTGAACGGGTCCTTCCGCCAGGTCGTGTCGAACCTCTATGCGCTGCTTTGGGTCAACACGCGGGTCTCGTTTTTTACCAATATCGTCGGGCAATTCAGCTCGGTGGTGCCGGTGGTGCCTACCTTGCTGGTTCTGCCGCAACTGATGACGGGCGGGATGACGTTGGGCGGGCTGATGCAATCGAACGCGGCGTTCAGTTCCGTGTCGAATTCGCTGTCGTTCTTTCCCCAGGCCTATCTGGGATTCACCGCCTGGCGCGCCGAGGCGAACCGGCTTCGCGAATTTCTCCATGTGCATGCGCACGAGCCGCAGGCAGGCGTCACGCTGGCCGCCGCGGAGCAAGGCGCCGTGGCCGCGAGGGGCGTGGTGCTGCGCGACGCGGGCGGCATGGAGCTTGCCCGCGTGCCCGACTTCTCGCTCGCGCCGGGTTCGCGCTGCCTCATCCGCGGGCGATCGGGGAGCGGAAAGAGCACGCTGCTCAGGGCCCTTGCCGGCCTCTGGCCATACGGAGAGGGCGCGATCACCCGCTGCGCCGGGAGCGCCATGTTCGTGCCGCAGCGCAGCTATCTCCCCGCCGGCACGTTGAAGGCGGTGATCGCCTACCCCGGCGAAGCGTCGGCATACACCGACAGTGAGTGCGCGGACGTGTTGCGGGCCTGCGGCCTGGGCGCCTACGTCGAATCGATGCTCGATGCCGATCGCTGGAGCGACCGGCTGTCCGGGGGGGAGCAGCAGCGCGTGGCGTTCGCGCGCGTGCTGCTGGCCCGCCCGTCGACGATCTTCCTCGACGAATGCACGTCGGCCCTCGATCCGCACAGCGAGCGCCATCTCTACCAGTTGCTGATCGACCGCCTGCCTCAGGCCACGGTCCTCAGCGTCGCGCATCGCAACGAACTGCTGGTCTTTCATCAGCAGGTCATCGATTTTTCGCCGGAGCCGCCATCCGCGGAGCCGGGAGGTCCGGCCAAGCCGACGCCGTCCGCCTGTCCGGCATGA
- a CDS encoding thioredoxin family protein, protein MSDLKSVTEASFEADVTLNGRPVLIDFWAEWCRPCKALAPTLEKVAQNFEGKVDVVKINVDEHPAFRERFGVRGIPALVLMNGSQELGRIVGPRSATQLASYLDAHLGIATQLAKPDATLSAFGGDARMKAERIARLRDHLARMQATPEAPMWPEKINGALAFVVGSSDPDECAFVLGMPTDVLEAVAILSTYRGTHLNAAMFVADWLESVPVGANLSALPGRLLNAILTSPIVSDTLGGDAALLAIRDELAALHAAEADGAREADARWAAVAQAAAEAAAQPAEGNRARAAAVLLAAASSLPRNPDMLKEFVGAVCQFVQACLKAKCHWGAEDESRLFKLMDGIFKHALDTGAEPPRGPAMMKHVAEIDARLVERFLSHNEEGQRASHERGGAIGDMLIALTRQFV, encoded by the coding sequence ATGAGCGATTTGAAAAGTGTGACCGAAGCGAGCTTCGAGGCCGATGTGACGCTGAACGGCCGTCCGGTGCTGATCGACTTCTGGGCTGAATGGTGCAGACCGTGCAAGGCGCTGGCGCCGACGCTCGAGAAAGTGGCGCAGAATTTCGAAGGGAAGGTCGACGTCGTCAAGATCAACGTCGACGAACATCCCGCCTTCCGTGAGCGCTTCGGCGTGCGTGGCATTCCCGCCCTGGTGCTCATGAACGGTAGCCAGGAGCTGGGCCGTATCGTGGGCCCCCGGTCTGCCACGCAACTGGCCAGTTATCTCGATGCGCATCTGGGAATCGCCACGCAACTGGCGAAGCCCGATGCCACGCTCTCCGCGTTCGGCGGTGATGCGCGGATGAAGGCGGAGCGGATCGCACGTTTGCGTGATCATCTGGCACGCATGCAAGCCACGCCGGAGGCCCCCATGTGGCCGGAAAAGATCAATGGTGCGCTCGCCTTTGTCGTCGGCTCGTCCGATCCGGATGAATGCGCGTTCGTGCTGGGCATGCCGACCGACGTGCTGGAGGCCGTGGCGATACTCTCGACCTACCGGGGCACCCATTTGAATGCCGCGATGTTCGTCGCCGACTGGCTGGAGAGCGTACCGGTGGGCGCTAACCTCTCGGCGTTGCCGGGCCGGCTGCTGAATGCCATTCTGACCAGTCCGATCGTCTCGGACACGTTGGGCGGGGACGCGGCGTTGCTGGCGATTCGGGACGAACTGGCCGCGCTGCATGCCGCGGAGGCGGACGGCGCCCGCGAGGCGGACGCGAGGTGGGCGGCCGTGGCGCAAGCGGCCGCCGAGGCGGCCGCCCAGCCCGCCGAGGGTAACCGGGCAAGGGCCGCCGCCGTGCTGCTCGCCGCGGCGTCTTCGTTGCCCCGGAATCCGGACATGCTGAAGGAGTTCGTCGGCGCCGTTTGCCAATTCGTTCAGGCGTGCCTGAAGGCCAAGTGCCACTGGGGTGCCGAGGACGAATCCCGCCTGTTCAAGTTGATGGACGGCATCTTCAAGCATGCGCTCGACACCGGCGCCGAGCCGCCGAGAGGCCCCGCCATGATGAAACACGTCGCCGAGATCGATGCCCGGCTGGTGGAGCGGTTCCTGTCCCATAACGAAGAAGGCCAGCGCGCTTCGCACGAGCGGGGCGGCGCGATCGGCGACATGCTGATTGCGCTCACCCGGCAGTTCGTCTGA
- a CDS encoding metallopeptidase TldD-related protein codes for MQSSRMQWQEVAAELEGLTEGVIELARRAGAQGTRVEIEAAESSAVTVTNGVRTERSFCGTREMTVTILRDGKRAFAKSSDLSDDGLKKAVLAAIDGTAATEADPAAGLADPAQLATDFPDLDLYHPLDWSLDDLGNHAQRAEDAARAHDPSISTSKGVTVHTASGTSLLATSAGFLAAAPWSVHSIGCAPVAFRAGERQIGFWSDASRAFDDLAPPEAVGVAAARRAVAGLGATQIPTQQCPVLFEPSAALGLLSDLVSAVSGDALYRSGSFLRGCLDAPLFPSHVRLREDPFAKRGMASRCFDSDGIAGQRRSVVEDGCLRGYFLGLYAARRLNLAPTGNGYGPNNLEISSTRTRAEDDFAAMLGMLHRGLLVTEMVGGGVNALTGDVSRGAKGFWVENGEIRFPVSGITIASNLGRMFGGLQAIGGDALTRGWATSGSWLIDAMKVGGA; via the coding sequence ATGCAATCGAGCCGCATGCAGTGGCAGGAGGTGGCCGCGGAACTGGAGGGTTTGACCGAGGGCGTGATCGAGCTCGCGCGGCGGGCCGGCGCACAGGGCACCCGGGTCGAGATCGAGGCCGCCGAGTCGAGCGCCGTGACCGTGACGAACGGGGTGCGCACGGAACGCAGCTTTTGCGGCACGCGGGAGATGACGGTCACGATCCTTCGTGACGGAAAACGCGCGTTTGCCAAATCGTCGGACCTGTCGGACGACGGACTGAAGAAAGCCGTTCTCGCGGCAATCGACGGGACCGCCGCAACCGAGGCCGACCCCGCGGCCGGCCTGGCCGATCCGGCGCAACTGGCCACGGACTTTCCGGACCTGGATCTGTATCACCCGCTGGACTGGTCGCTCGACGACCTCGGCAACCACGCGCAACGTGCCGAGGACGCGGCGCGCGCGCACGATCCGTCGATCAGCACGTCGAAGGGCGTGACGGTACACACGGCGTCGGGCACCTCGCTGCTCGCGACCTCCGCGGGATTCCTCGCGGCAGCACCCTGGTCCGTCCATTCGATCGGCTGCGCCCCGGTCGCGTTCCGGGCCGGCGAACGGCAGATCGGCTTCTGGAGCGATGCGAGCCGTGCATTCGACGATCTCGCGCCGCCGGAGGCAGTCGGCGTGGCGGCCGCCAGGCGCGCGGTGGCGGGGCTTGGCGCCACGCAAATTCCGACGCAGCAATGTCCGGTGCTTTTCGAGCCGTCGGCGGCCCTCGGGCTGCTCTCGGATCTGGTGTCCGCGGTCTCGGGCGATGCGCTCTACCGCAGCGGCTCGTTCCTGAGGGGCTGCCTCGACGCCCCCCTGTTTCCCTCCCACGTGCGGCTTCGCGAGGATCCGTTCGCGAAGCGCGGCATGGCCAGCCGCTGCTTCGACAGCGACGGCATCGCGGGGCAGCGCCGGAGCGTGGTGGAGGACGGCTGCCTGCGTGGCTATTTCCTCGGACTTTACGCGGCGCGCCGCTTGAACCTCGCTCCCACCGGCAACGGCTACGGGCCGAACAACCTCGAGATCAGCAGCACGCGTACACGGGCGGAGGACGACTTCGCCGCGATGCTCGGCATGCTGCATCGCGGGCTGCTGGTCACGGAGATGGTCGGTGGCGGAGTGAACGCGTTGACGGGAGATGTTTCGCGGGGCGCCAAGGGGTTCTGGGTGGAGAACGGCGAGATCCGGTTTCCGGTGAGCGGCATCACGATCGCATCCAATCTCGGGCGGATGTTCGGCGGGCTGCAGGCGATCGGCGGCGATGCGCTCACCCGGGGATGGGCGACGTCGGGATCGTGGCTGATCGATGCAATGAAGGTCGGGGGAGCGTGA
- a CDS encoding metallopeptidase TldD-related protein, whose product MSDAEQLGVQPATREQMRALAHGILLERHGIGEAALFSAMGSALGQRGDFVDIFLKETTVESWSLEGGVVRGSSYRRDAGFGIRVLKGEEATQASSQRIDAAALRHAAARLRGTASGVSLHGLSASPVQAPSARPLYDAAHPLEAMGGADKIALLKTLDEAARAADPRVIEVHAVLSAVHETVWVARCDGLSTGDVRPLLALWINVRVRSGAREESASGGMGGRYGVRTWSEGELRALAHERVAAALTKLQSRPAPAGKMTVVVGPGWNGVLLHEAVGHGLEADGVRRGTSAFAGRLGEQVASPNVTIVDDGTLQGGRGSLHIDDEGCETRRTTLIENGVLRGYMHDRLSARLMGMAPTGNGRRAGYASPPMPRMTNTFMLNGDRDPEEIVASVRHGIYVSGLEGGQVDITSGQFVFEASEAYLIENGRITAPVKGATITGRGPDTIRHISMVGNDLACDPGKASCSKAGQVIPVGVGQPTVRVDEMIVGGTA is encoded by the coding sequence ATGAGTGATGCAGAGCAGTTGGGGGTGCAACCTGCCACGCGCGAACAGATGCGTGCGCTGGCGCATGGCATTCTGCTGGAGCGGCATGGAATCGGCGAGGCCGCGCTGTTTTCCGCGATGGGATCGGCCCTCGGGCAACGCGGCGATTTCGTCGACATCTTCCTGAAGGAAACGACGGTGGAATCGTGGTCGCTGGAAGGCGGCGTCGTGCGTGGCAGCTCGTATCGTCGCGATGCCGGCTTCGGCATTCGCGTGTTGAAGGGGGAGGAGGCGACGCAGGCGAGTTCGCAACGGATCGACGCGGCCGCGCTTCGGCATGCCGCGGCCCGGCTGCGTGGCACAGCCAGTGGCGTTTCGCTGCACGGCTTGTCGGCCTCGCCCGTGCAGGCGCCATCGGCGCGGCCGCTCTACGATGCGGCCCACCCGCTGGAGGCAATGGGGGGCGCGGACAAGATCGCGCTGCTGAAGACACTCGACGAGGCCGCGCGGGCCGCCGACCCGCGCGTGATCGAGGTGCACGCCGTGCTGAGCGCCGTGCATGAAACGGTCTGGGTGGCGCGATGCGACGGCCTGAGCACCGGCGACGTGCGCCCGCTGCTGGCGCTCTGGATCAACGTTCGCGTCAGGTCCGGCGCGCGCGAGGAGAGTGCGAGCGGTGGCATGGGCGGGCGCTACGGGGTCCGGACATGGTCCGAGGGCGAGCTTCGCGCGTTAGCGCACGAGCGGGTGGCGGCCGCGCTCACCAAACTGCAGTCGCGGCCGGCGCCGGCCGGGAAAATGACGGTGGTGGTCGGGCCGGGCTGGAACGGCGTGCTGCTGCACGAGGCGGTCGGCCACGGACTGGAGGCGGATGGCGTGCGGCGCGGGACCTCGGCCTTCGCGGGACGCCTGGGGGAGCAGGTCGCCTCGCCGAACGTGACCATCGTCGACGATGGCACGCTGCAGGGCGGGCGCGGTTCGCTGCATATCGACGACGAAGGGTGCGAGACGCGGCGCACGACCCTGATCGAGAACGGCGTGCTGCGCGGATACATGCACGACCGGCTCAGCGCGCGCCTGATGGGGATGGCGCCGACCGGGAACGGCCGGCGCGCGGGCTATGCCTCGCCGCCGATGCCGCGCATGACGAACACGTTCATGCTCAACGGCGATCGTGATCCCGAGGAAATCGTCGCGTCGGTGCGGCACGGCATCTACGTCTCGGGCCTCGAGGGTGGCCAGGTCGACATTACGAGCGGCCAGTTCGTGTTCGAGGCATCGGAAGCCTACCTGATCGAGAACGGCAGGATCACCGCGCCCGTCAAGGGCGCGACGATCACGGGGCGCGGTCCGGACACGATCCGCCACATCAGCATGGTCGGCAACGACCTCGCGTGCGATCCCGGGAAGGCGTCCTGCAGCAAGGCGGGGCAAGTGATTCCGGTGGGCGTCGGCCAACCGACCGTGAGGGTGGACGAGATGATCGTCGGAGGGACGGCGTAG